The region CGAACGCGAGCGCGCTCGCCGTACCGGTCGCGCGCACCGGCGTCGGATAGATATGCGCGCACAGCGCGTACATCGTCGACTGCACCGCATTGACGAACAAGCCGTGCGCGCCGAGTCCCACGATCAGCCAACGGGTGTGCGCGCCCGCGTCGACGCCGAGCAGCGCCGCCGCGCTCGCCGCGCCGCCGACGCAGCACAGCGCGAGCGGCACGCGCGACCCGAAGCGGCCGATCGCGAACGCGCAGCCGAGCGCGCCCAGCACGCCGCCGAGGTTGTACGCGGTGAGCCCCGCGCCGGCCGTCGACACGTCGAGGCCGGCGGCGATCAGCATGGTCGGCAGCCAGCTGAACGCACTGTACACCGCGAGCAGGCACATGAAGAACGCGCACCACAGCGCCAGCGTGTCGCGCGCCTGTCCCGCCGCGAACAGCGCGCGGAATCCCGACGATGCGTGCGCGGCGGGCTCGCCGGCATCGGCGAAGACCGCGCCGGGCGCAACCGGCCGCCGCATGCGCGCGAGCAAACGCGCCAGTTCGGCCCAGCGTTGCGGCCGCCGCGCAAGGTAGCGCGGCGATTCCGGCAAGGCGCGCACGAGCAGCGCGCCGAGTCCGAGCGGCAACGCGCCGCCGATCACGAACAGCCCGCGCCAGCCATAGGCGGGCAACACGCCATGCGCGAACAGCCCCGCGAGCATGCCGCCCAGCGGCACGCAGACGATCGTCGCGGTCACCATCACGGTGCGGCGGCGCGCGGGCGTGAATTCGGCCGTCATCGTGGTCGCGCTCGGCAACGCGCCGCCGATGCCCAATCCCGCCACGAAGCGCAGGCCCGCGATCGTCGCGATATCGGGGGCGAAGCCGATCGCGCAGGTCGCCGCGCCGAACAACAGCACGCTGCCGATGATCGCCCAGCGCCGCCCGAAGCGATCGGCGATCAGCCCCGCGCATGCGCTGCCGACCCCCATCCCGATCAGCCCCGCCGCAACCACGGGCGCGAATGCGCCGCGCGCGACGCCCCATTCGCGCATCAGCACGGGAATCGCGAAACCGATCAGCTGGCTGTCGAAACCATCGAACACGATCGACAGCGCGGCGAGCAGCACCACGCAGCGCTGCATCGGGGTAAACGGCCCATGATCGAGCGTCGCGCCGACATCGATCGCGAGCGGGGACTCCCGCCCCGCGCTCATGACGGCCTCCGCTTCGACGGGGATCGGGGCGTGCAAAGCATGGCCGGGCGGGTGCCCGGTCGGACCTGGTGCTTCATTTCGTCTCCTGGATCGGCGGCGCGTCATGAGCCGGGCCGGCCTCTGTCGGGCCATGTGCCGTTGGCGCGACGCGCGCGTGGGCGGCTGCATCGAACCGACGCCGCCCCCGGCGTCGGCGGGCGCCGCACCGCCGGCGGCGGCGCCCGAGGAACGTGCGGACGAACCGCCGGCGGGCGCGATGCACGCCCGCCGGCCCGCTAACCCGCGCGCGCGTCGATCACGCGCACGAGCCGCAGCAACATCTCGGTGCATGGCGTCGCGACGCCCGCGTCACGCGCGGCCGCGACCACCGCGCCGTTGATCGCCTCGATCTCGGTGCGGCGCGCCGCCAGCGCGTCCTGCAGCATCGACGGCCGATGCCCGCGATGCTCGGCGATCGCATGCAGCACATTCGCCCGCACCACGCCCTCGTCGACCGCGATCCCGCGCGCACGCGCGACCGCCAGCGTTTCCGCCACCACGGCGAGCGCCAGCGACGGACCGTCGTCGCACGCGCCCAACTGGTCGACCGTGCAGCCCGTGACCGTACACAAGGGATTGAGCGCCGCGTTGAACGCGACCTTCTCCCAGATCGCCGCCCAGATGTCGGGGTCGACCGTGCAATGCAGCCCCGCCGCGTCGAGCATCTCGGCCACCATGTGCGCCGACGCGCGCGCGACGCCGTCGGCGCTCATCAGCCGGATCCCGCCCGTGCCGTGCGAGCGTACGTGGGCCGGCCCCGCGAGGTCCGCCGGCCAGGTGGTCACGCCCACCAGGATGCGCTCCACCGGCACCTGTTCGCGTATCGCCTCGACGTTGCCCAGACCGTTCTGCAAGGTCAGCACCAGCGTGTCGTCCGCGAGCAGCGCACGCACGCCGGCGAGCGCCGCGCGCGTATGCCGCGCCTTCGTGAACACCACGACGAGCGCGGGCGGCGCATCGGCCTCTTCGGGCCGCAGCGCACGCAGGCCGGTCACGCGGCGCGCGCCCGCGTCGGTGTCGAGCAGCAGCCCGTCGCGGCGCAGCGCGGCCAGCCGCGCGTCGTCGACGTCGAGCAGGCTCACCGCATGGCCGCGCTCGGCGAGCAGGCCGCCGAACAACGAGCCCATCGCGCCCGCGCCCAGCATCGCGATTCTCATCGCCGCCTCCTTCAGAACGGATAGTGACGCGGCGCAGTCTGCACCGTCATCCAGCGCAGGTCGGTGAACGCCGCCACGCCCGCCTTGCCGCCGAAATGGCCGAAGCCGCTGTCCTTCACGCCGCCGAACGGCATCTGCGCCTCGTCGTGCACGGTCGGCCCGTTCACGTGGCAGATGCCCGTCTCGAGGCGCGCGGCGACCCGCCATGCGCGCGCGATGTCGCGGCTGAACACCGCCGACGACAGGCCGAACGCGTTGTCGTTCGCGCACGCGATCGCGGCCTCGTCACCGTCGACCCGCACGATGCCCTTGACCGGCCCGAACGATTCGTCGCGATAGATCCGCATCGCGGGCGTCACGTGGTCGAGCAGCGTCGCCGGCATCAGCACGCTGTCGGCCCGGCCGCCGCACAGCAGGCGCGCGCCGTGCGCAAGCGCGTCGTCGATCAGCGCGTTGCAGCGCGCGACGGTGCGCGCATCGGCCACCGGGCCGAGCACCACCGGCCCCTCGCGCGGATCCCCGAGCGACAGCGAGGCGGCCTTGGCGGCCAGGCGCGCGACGAACGCGTCGGCGATCCGCACGTCGACGATGATCCGCTCGGTCGACATGCAGATCTGCCCGGCATTCGCGAATGCGCCGAACGCGGCCGCGTCGACCGCCGCGTCGAGATCGGCGTCGTCGAGCACGAGGAACGGGGCCTTGCCGCCCAGTTCGAGCACGGCGGGCTTCAGGTGCGCCGCGCAGCGCGCGGCGATCAGCCGCCCCACCTCGGTCGAGCCCGTGAAGTTCACGCGCCGCACGGCCGGATGCGCGATCATCGCGTCGACGATCGCGGCCGCGTCGGCGGGCGCGTTCGTCACGAAGTTGACGACGCCGGGCGGCAGCCCCGCGTCCTCGAACGCGTCGACGATCAGCGCATGGGTGGCCGGACACAGCTCCGAACCCTTGAACACCACGGTGTTGCCGCAGGCGAGCGGCAGCGCGAGCGCGCGCACGCCGAGGATCACCGGCGCGTTCCACGGCGCGATCCCGAGCACCACCCCGGCGGGCTGCCGCACCCCCATCGCGAGCGAGCCCGGCAGATCCGACGGAATCAGTTCGCCGCCGACCTGGGTCGCCAGCGCAGCGGCCTCGATCAGCCCGTTCGCGGCCAACTGCACGTTGAAGCCGGCCCACTGCGCGGACGCGCCGGTTTCCGCGGCCATCGCGGCGGCAAACCGCGCGCGCCGCGCCTCGAGCGCACGGGCGGCATCGAGCAGGCAGGCGCGCCGCGCGCTCGGCCCCAGCGCGGCCCACGGGCCGAACGCGGCCGCCGCCGCGTCGACCGCCGCGCGCGCGTCATCGACCGTCGCCGCGCTCGCGCGGGTCGCGAGCGCGCCGTCGAGCGGGTTGCGGCGCTCGAAGGTCGCGCCGTCGCGCGCGGCGCGGCGCGCGCCGCCGATCAGCATCGTCGTTGTCTCCATTCTTCTGTCTCCGGTTGCCTGGTATATCCGTCATGCGAGCTTGATGTCGATTCGTAGGGCGCCGGCGCGCGCGGCGCTTCGTCGAGCGCGCTCCGAAGCGCATGCGCGGCGCACACACCGTCGCTGTCTTCATTCTTACGTCTACGATCGCCTTGCGTGTCCGTCACGCGATCTCGACTTCGACCGGCGCGGGCGTCGGCGCGCGCACCGCTTCGTCGAGCGCGCTCCGCAGCGCATGCGCGTCGCGCACGTGATCGCTGTCGTCATGCTTACGTCTCCGCCCGCCTCGCCTGTCCGTCACGCAACCTCGACTTCGACCAGCACGGGCGTCGGCGCATGCAGCGCCTCGTCGAGCGCACCCCGCAGCGCATGCGCGTCGCGCACGCGCACGCCGCGGCAACCCAGCCCCTCGGCCAGCGCGACGAAATCGAGGCCCGGCAGCGCGGTGCCCTGCACCGGCTCATCCGGCGCGAAACCGAACACCGGGGCGAACTCGCGCAGCGCCGCATAACATCCGTTGTTGAGGATCACGAAGGTCATCGGCAACGCCAAATGCGCGGCGCTCCACAGCGCCTGGATCGAATACAGGCTCGACCCGTCGCCGATCAGCGCGATCACGCGCCGGCCCGGCTGCGCGAGCGCGACGCCCACGGCGGCCGGCATCCCGTAGCCGAGGCCGCCGCTGTCCATCGTGTAGAACGTGCCGCTTCGCGTAAACGGCAAGTGGCGCTGCATCACCGGCCGCGCGCTCGGCGCTTCCTCGACCACGATGTCGGCCGGGCTGCGCGCGTCCGCGAGCGTCTGCAGCGCATAAGCAACCGACATCCGCGCGCCAGGCCCAGCCGGCTCGACCCGCTCGCGCGCCGCGCGCGGCGCGGGCGCCGGCCGGGGCGCGGGCGCCGCGCGCGCGAGCAGTTCGCGCGCCGCGAGCCGCAGGTTGCCGACCACCGCGTCGCCGACCGGCGTCCACGCGGCGACGCCCGGGTCGTCGACCAGCTGATACAGGCGCGCGCCCGCCGGCACATGCGGGCCGAACCCCTCGACGTGGTACGTGAACGCGGGCGCGCCAAACGCGAGGATCAGGTCGTGACCCGCAAGCTGCGCGACGATCCGCTCGCGCGCCGCAGGCAGAAACCCCGCGAACAGCGGATGATCCTCGGGGAAGCTGCAGCGCCCCGACATCGGCGCGGCATGGACGCGCGCGCCGTGCCGTTCCGCGAGCCGCACGGCCTCGTCCCAGGCCCCGGCACGCTCGAGCGCCGCGCCGACCACGAACGCGGGACGCGCGCACGCGTCGAGCGCCGCGCCCAAAGCCGCCAGCGCGTCCGGATCGGGCGCCACCACCTCGCTCACCCGTCGCGCGGGAAGCCGTTCGGCGGGCTGGTCCCAGTCGTCGACCGGAATCGACACGAACACCGGACCGCGCGGCTCCTGCATCGCGATGCGATAAGCGCGCGCGATCGCTGCCGGGACGTCCTGCGCGCGCGCCGGCTCGATGCTCCATTTCACATAGGGCTTCGGCAGTTCCGCCGCCTGGCTCGCG is a window of Burkholderia sp. FERM BP-3421 DNA encoding:
- a CDS encoding MFS transporter, coding for MSAGRESPLAIDVGATLDHGPFTPMQRCVVLLAALSIVFDGFDSQLIGFAIPVLMREWGVARGAFAPVVAAGLIGMGVGSACAGLIADRFGRRWAIIGSVLLFGAATCAIGFAPDIATIAGLRFVAGLGIGGALPSATTMTAEFTPARRRTVMVTATIVCVPLGGMLAGLFAHGVLPAYGWRGLFVIGGALPLGLGALLVRALPESPRYLARRPQRWAELARLLARMRRPVAPGAVFADAGEPAAHASSGFRALFAAGQARDTLALWCAFFMCLLAVYSAFSWLPTMLIAAGLDVSTAGAGLTAYNLGGVLGALGCAFAIGRFGSRVPLALCCVGGAASAAALLGVDAGAHTRWLIVGLGAHGLFVNAVQSTMYALCAHIYPTPVRATGTASALAFGRLGAILSAFAGAAVITAGGAPAYLAMLAAAMGAVCVALLAVRRHIPRVRGGAARVDEAFARPSA
- a CDS encoding ketopantoate reductase family protein; translated protein: MRIAMLGAGAMGSLFGGLLAERGHAVSLLDVDDARLAALRRDGLLLDTDAGARRVTGLRALRPEEADAPPALVVVFTKARHTRAALAGVRALLADDTLVLTLQNGLGNVEAIREQVPVERILVGVTTWPADLAGPAHVRSHGTGGIRLMSADGVARASAHMVAEMLDAAGLHCTVDPDIWAAIWEKVAFNAALNPLCTVTGCTVDQLGACDDGPSLALAVVAETLAVARARGIAVDEGVVRANVLHAIAEHRGHRPSMLQDALAARRTEIEAINGAVVAAARDAGVATPCTEMLLRLVRVIDARAG
- a CDS encoding aldehyde dehydrogenase family protein, which encodes METTTMLIGGARRAARDGATFERRNPLDGALATRASAATVDDARAAVDAAAAAFGPWAALGPSARRACLLDAARALEARRARFAAAMAAETGASAQWAGFNVQLAANGLIEAAALATQVGGELIPSDLPGSLAMGVRQPAGVVLGIAPWNAPVILGVRALALPLACGNTVVFKGSELCPATHALIVDAFEDAGLPPGVVNFVTNAPADAAAIVDAMIAHPAVRRVNFTGSTEVGRLIAARCAAHLKPAVLELGGKAPFLVLDDADLDAAVDAAAFGAFANAGQICMSTERIIVDVRIADAFVARLAAKAASLSLGDPREGPVVLGPVADARTVARCNALIDDALAHGARLLCGGRADSVLMPATLLDHVTPAMRIYRDESFGPVKGIVRVDGDEAAIACANDNAFGLSSAVFSRDIARAWRVAARLETGICHVNGPTVHDEAQMPFGGVKDSGFGHFGGKAGVAAFTDLRWMTVQTAPRHYPF
- the mdlC gene encoding benzoylformate decarboxylase is translated as MSDSSPCADGGRCTVRDAVFDLFRQFGIDTVFGNPGSTELPMFRDFPADFRYVLGLQEAVVVGMADGHAQARRNAAVVNLHSAAGVGHAMGNLFTAFRNKTPLIVTAGQQARAILPFEPFLGASQAAELPKPYVKWSIEPARAQDVPAAIARAYRIAMQEPRGPVFVSIPVDDWDQPAERLPARRVSEVVAPDPDALAALGAALDACARPAFVVGAALERAGAWDEAVRLAERHGARVHAAPMSGRCSFPEDHPLFAGFLPAARERIVAQLAGHDLILAFGAPAFTYHVEGFGPHVPAGARLYQLVDDPGVAAWTPVGDAVVGNLRLAARELLARAAPAPRPAPAPRAARERVEPAGPGARMSVAYALQTLADARSPADIVVEEAPSARPVMQRHLPFTRSGTFYTMDSGGLGYGMPAAVGVALAQPGRRVIALIGDGSSLYSIQALWSAAHLALPMTFVILNNGCYAALREFAPVFGFAPDEPVQGTALPGLDFVALAEGLGCRGVRVRDAHALRGALDEALHAPTPVLVEVEVA